A window from Rhizosphaericola mali encodes these proteins:
- a CDS encoding translocation/assembly module TamB domain-containing protein, whose amino-acid sequence MNLEKMMVRDLRKDTILYAGAFRLRISDWFFLKKNISIGYIGLQNAVIHINRLQDSVWNYQFIIDHFASPKKEKTASKPIDLDLHKVDFENVTFDKIDRWNGQDMRVHFGSFVGDAREIDLEKKKYTLNSLFINQLDFYLYDYHALKPRKPTIEKPRTGMYFNKGDIALEIDSLNLKNSSITIFKQLKNRKPYPYFDTHHLQFTKVNLSAANFKFNKDTITARMNLAAHERSGIIIKHLKANFKLTPSIMEFQRFDLAINKSNLRNYLAFHFHDFNDDMGEFETNINLDVRFLHSTAYTDDIAYIEPSLKSWKKRIDMSLHLFGTVRDFKAKGIVMRLDQHTFLSGDLRMRGFPNLDTSHLQFENLNLQTTRLEAAPIVERFKTLTSPDLDAMGVMQYRGRFEGTPHDFFTEGNFSTAIGSAYVKAKMTFPEVGEPTYSGNITTRQFNLGKFVHSPVIGEVDFHGEFKGSSYKLSQARSSLNGHFNSIKLNGYPYSDIDVNGVIQKKYFTGTLNISDTNINLLSNIQIDLNGKAPKFNVIGDLQNAHLQKLNLLKENFILTGLFDLDFEGNNIDNYIGSAKILNASLKKDTFKLNFDSLSIQASQLDAQRKQLTIQSNEFDVRLRGKYKVLDLPNSFQSFLHQYYPSIISEPQHFPLDQKFLLTIDTRNFTKYTELFFPGFSGLDSAELIGGINTIDSNVFYVKAHVPDFNIKRNKFRGTDIVGRGDLNTLAINGQVDSVFTSDSFYFPNTELNIKSISDHSTVDLKTKASSSLDDAHLMADVYTLNDGVKIDVQPSFFILNNKKWNIDKEGEIIIRKQFASAKNVKFSQGLQELVVETSNDPDKKSNDLKVIMKNISIGDFAPLVLKNPKLDGIANGEVVMHNFFGQFNIDANIKAEEFKLNDDSVGIVNIKGHFNPKSKLVNYTVNSDNEKYHFGIHGDYNTSDTAQSPLNANIELADARIFILNQFLSSLFTDMSGQSEGQLHIGGSFKSPVITGITHLKKAELTVIYTQVHYWVDSATINFYPDRIDMGNLTLRDEKKNIANVQGIIYENALDDMKFDINITTDKLLALNTQAKDNPMFYGRAFCKGQFTIKGPQENMQMYVGVEAADSSHIYIPTTSSRESSNVDYIIFKQYGNNGNKKPKIPGQITVDLDLTANNLVNIDVIMDAQTGDVIKATGSGKLNIHVPAEGSMTMKGRYNIEKGRYDFNFQSFIKKPFDLMENGNNYIEWTGDPYNANIRIDASYTATHVSLNDLVSAQTGNIINGNVRGYRGDVYVIAQLTGKLMHPDIKFHLDFPTGSTIKNDPDFALFLNRLASDDNEMLKQVTYLIVFGSFAPYGANSAATNFASVGVNSISSIITSEFNKLVSGVLYKLTGSRDLQFDLSTSTYSSASWYGGNAASAKLDRQAVNLKLNQSILNGKVIITVGGDLDFNLAASSSTGNFQWLPDISVQIVLSKDRKLRAIIFNRSSLDIGSSAASGLGRRNRMGVSLSYTRDFEHMFGDKKKKIKVETDSSAQKKTK is encoded by the coding sequence ATGAACTTGGAGAAAATGATGGTGCGCGATCTTCGCAAAGACACCATTTTATATGCAGGAGCGTTTCGTTTGCGTATTTCGGATTGGTTTTTTCTTAAGAAAAATATTTCCATAGGATATATAGGTCTGCAAAATGCAGTAATCCATATCAATCGCTTGCAAGATTCTGTTTGGAATTATCAGTTCATCATCGATCATTTTGCCTCTCCCAAAAAGGAAAAAACTGCATCCAAACCAATCGATCTCGATTTGCATAAAGTGGATTTTGAAAATGTCACTTTTGATAAAATTGATCGTTGGAATGGTCAGGATATGCGCGTCCATTTCGGATCATTTGTGGGTGATGCGAGAGAGATTGATTTAGAGAAAAAGAAATACACCCTTAATTCTTTATTTATCAATCAATTAGATTTTTATCTATATGATTATCATGCACTCAAACCGAGAAAACCCACTATTGAAAAGCCTAGAACGGGGATGTATTTCAATAAAGGGGATATTGCACTTGAGATAGATAGCCTCAATCTGAAAAATAGCAGCATTACCATTTTCAAACAGTTGAAAAACCGTAAACCCTATCCGTATTTTGATACGCATCACCTTCAATTTACCAAGGTGAATCTTTCAGCGGCCAATTTCAAATTTAATAAAGATACCATCACAGCTCGCATGAATCTTGCAGCGCATGAGCGCTCTGGCATCATCATCAAACATTTAAAGGCGAATTTCAAATTGACGCCTTCCATCATGGAATTTCAAAGATTTGATTTAGCGATCAACAAAAGTAATCTGCGAAATTATTTGGCATTTCATTTTCATGATTTTAATGATGACATGGGCGAATTTGAAACAAATATCAATCTGGATGTTCGTTTTTTGCATAGTACCGCCTACACCGATGACATTGCCTATATTGAACCTAGTCTAAAATCTTGGAAAAAGCGTATCGATATGTCGCTCCATCTTTTCGGAACAGTACGTGATTTCAAAGCAAAAGGTATTGTGATGCGATTAGATCAGCATACATTCTTAAGTGGAGATCTACGTATGCGTGGTTTTCCCAATTTGGATACGTCACATTTGCAATTTGAAAACCTAAATTTACAAACGACGAGATTAGAGGCAGCACCAATAGTGGAACGTTTCAAAACACTAACAAGCCCAGACTTAGATGCCATGGGCGTCATGCAATATCGAGGTAGATTTGAAGGAACACCACATGATTTTTTTACGGAAGGTAATTTTAGCACAGCTATTGGTAGTGCTTATGTAAAAGCCAAAATGACCTTTCCGGAAGTTGGAGAACCCACTTATTCTGGTAATATAACGACTCGTCAATTTAATTTAGGCAAATTTGTACACTCTCCCGTAATCGGCGAAGTAGATTTCCATGGTGAATTTAAAGGCTCAAGTTATAAGCTCAGCCAAGCACGCTCATCACTAAATGGACATTTTAATTCCATTAAATTAAATGGTTATCCTTACTCGGACATAGATGTAAATGGTGTAATTCAGAAAAAATATTTCACCGGCACCTTGAATATTTCGGATACCAATATCAACTTGTTAAGTAATATTCAAATTGATCTGAATGGAAAAGCGCCGAAGTTTAATGTCATTGGTGATTTGCAAAATGCTCATCTGCAAAAACTAAATTTATTAAAAGAAAATTTTATTCTCACAGGTCTATTTGACTTAGATTTTGAAGGGAATAATATCGATAATTACATTGGTAGTGCCAAAATTCTGAATGCAAGTCTAAAAAAAGATACATTCAAACTTAATTTTGACTCCCTGTCCATTCAAGCATCTCAACTAGATGCTCAACGCAAACAACTGACAATTCAAAGCAACGAATTTGACGTTAGATTACGTGGCAAGTACAAAGTTTTGGATCTTCCGAATAGTTTTCAATCTTTTTTGCATCAGTATTATCCATCGATTATAAGTGAGCCTCAGCATTTTCCATTGGATCAAAAATTTTTGTTAACCATTGATACTCGTAATTTTACAAAATATACAGAATTATTTTTTCCCGGATTTTCAGGATTGGATAGTGCGGAATTAATAGGGGGTATCAATACAATTGATTCTAATGTCTTTTATGTAAAAGCACATGTTCCTGATTTTAATATAAAGAGAAATAAATTTAGAGGAACGGATATCGTAGGAAGAGGCGACTTGAACACTCTAGCAATAAATGGACAAGTTGATTCTGTTTTTACCAGCGATAGCTTTTATTTCCCTAATACAGAGTTGAATATCAAGTCCATCAGTGACCACTCTACCGTTGACTTAAAAACCAAAGCGAGTTCATCCTTGGATGATGCCCATTTGATGGCAGATGTGTACACCTTAAATGATGGTGTAAAAATAGATGTACAACCCTCTTTTTTTATTCTGAATAACAAAAAATGGAATATTGATAAAGAAGGCGAAATCATTATCCGAAAACAATTTGCCTCTGCAAAAAATGTAAAATTCAGTCAAGGATTACAAGAATTAGTCGTCGAGACATCCAATGATCCTGATAAAAAAAGTAATGACCTTAAAGTCATAATGAAAAATATCAGCATAGGAGACTTTGCACCCTTAGTTTTGAAAAATCCAAAATTAGATGGTATTGCCAATGGCGAAGTTGTCATGCACAATTTCTTTGGACAATTCAATATAGACGCTAACATTAAGGCAGAGGAATTTAAACTAAATGATGATTCTGTCGGGATAGTAAATATTAAAGGCCATTTTAATCCCAAATCTAAATTGGTGAATTACACAGTAAATTCTGATAATGAAAAATATCATTTTGGAATTCATGGAGATTATAATACGAGCGATACCGCACAATCCCCTCTTAATGCCAATATAGAGCTTGCTGATGCGAGGATTTTTATTTTGAATCAATTTTTAAGTTCTTTATTTACCGATATGTCAGGTCAATCTGAAGGCCAACTGCATATTGGAGGCTCTTTCAAAAGTCCAGTTATAACTGGGATCACGCATTTAAAAAAGGCAGAATTGACCGTTATCTACACGCAAGTTCATTATTGGGTGGATAGCGCAACGATCAATTTTTATCCAGACAGAATTGATATGGGTAATCTGACATTGAGAGATGAAAAGAAAAATATAGCCAACGTTCAGGGTATTATATATGAAAATGCTTTGGATGATATGAAATTTGACATCAATATCACTACGGATAAACTATTAGCACTTAATACACAAGCCAAGGACAACCCGATGTTTTACGGTCGGGCTTTTTGTAAGGGACAATTTACGATTAAGGGTCCACAAGAAAATATGCAAATGTATGTAGGTGTGGAAGCCGCCGATAGTTCACACATATATATACCTACGACAAGCAGTCGTGAAAGTTCCAATGTTGATTATATCATATTCAAACAATATGGAAATAACGGAAATAAAAAACCAAAAATTCCAGGACAAATTACCGTTGATCTTGATCTTACTGCAAATAATCTTGTTAATATCGATGTGATTATGGATGCACAGACGGGAGATGTGATTAAAGCAACAGGTAGTGGAAAATTAAACATACATGTTCCGGCGGAAGGTAGTATGACGATGAAAGGTCGATATAATATTGAAAAAGGTCGATATGACTTTAATTTCCAATCGTTTATCAAAAAACCTTTTGATCTAATGGAAAATGGAAATAACTACATTGAATGGACGGGAGATCCTTATAATGCGAATATCCGTATCGATGCAAGTTATACAGCAACGCATGTAAGTTTGAATGATTTGGTCAGTGCTCAGACGGGTAATATTATCAACGGTAATGTACGTGGTTACCGTGGCGACGTTTATGTAATTGCTCAACTTACAGGCAAATTGATGCATCCTGATATTAAATTTCACTTAGATTTCCCTACAGGAAGTACGATTAAAAATGATCCAGATTTCGCATTATTCTTAAATCGTTTGGCTAGTGATGATAATGAAATGTTGAAGCAAGTTACCTACTTGATCGTATTTGGAAGTTTTGCACCTTACGGAGCTAATAGTGCTGCAACTAATTTTGCATCCGTAGGCGTAAATTCAATTTCATCCATCATTACTTCTGAATTTAATAAATTAGTTTCGGGTGTTTTATACAAATTAACAGGTAGTCGAGATTTACAATTTGATTTAAGTACATCAACATACTCTAGCGCCAGTTGGTATGGGGGTAATGCCGCATCAGCTAAATTAGATAGGCAAGCCGTCAATTTAAAATTGAACCAAAGTATATTGAATGGTAAAGTCATTATTACAGTGGGAGGGGACTTAGATTTTAATCTTGCAGCAAGCTCATCTACAGGCAATTTCCAATGGTTACCAGATATATCTGTTCAGATTGTTTTATCTAAGGATCGAAAATTAAGAGCTATTATATTTAATAGAAGTAGTCTAGATATTGGGAGTTCTGCAGCTTCTGGTCTTGGTAGACGTAATAGGATGGGAGTAAGTTTATCCTATACACGCGATTTCGAACATATGTTTGGCGACAAGAAAAAGAAAATAAAAGTCGAAACAGACTCTTCTGCACAAAAAAAGACCAAATAA
- a CDS encoding O-fucosyltransferase family protein, giving the protein MENTIKNKLKKTTDIILDVLPNTVKETVLGIKRFTFFKQQYPPRQLFIQIIDGRETHGGLADRLKGIVSAFCLADSKGMQFKIHHTYPFALINYLQPNLIDWRLTPEDKFSSNIFESRIMHITDLGNDIIRFSKSNTKKQFHAYCKGDLLHSINLELNKNYDWSTVFHKLFKPSIKLQKEIDDHSKIIGGPYISVVFRFQNLLADFPEYNYPTLAKSEQKNLIEHCSRALLKLQKQHINSKILVSSDSVTFQNSIIALKNIFTFPKKVVHMDYISGENFEVYLKSFLDFYLIANSEKIYSMGTSIMYKTNFPKYAANLNNIQFERIEI; this is encoded by the coding sequence TTGGAAAATACAATCAAAAATAAACTAAAAAAAACAACGGATATTATATTGGATGTATTACCCAATACAGTCAAAGAGACCGTTTTAGGAATAAAGCGATTTACATTTTTCAAACAGCAATATCCACCAAGACAATTATTTATACAAATAATTGATGGTAGAGAGACACATGGAGGATTAGCCGATCGACTAAAAGGAATAGTTTCTGCGTTTTGCTTAGCAGATAGTAAAGGAATGCAATTCAAAATCCACCACACATATCCTTTTGCATTAATAAATTATTTGCAACCGAATCTTATTGATTGGAGATTAACACCAGAAGATAAATTTTCTAGCAATATATTTGAATCAAGGATTATGCATATAACGGATTTAGGGAATGACATAATAAGATTTTCTAAATCCAATACAAAAAAACAATTTCATGCTTATTGTAAAGGAGACCTCCTACATTCAATCAATCTTGAATTGAATAAGAACTATGATTGGAGTACTGTATTTCATAAATTATTTAAGCCTTCTATAAAACTACAAAAGGAAATTGATGATCATTCAAAAATAATCGGAGGTCCTTATATCTCTGTAGTCTTCCGATTTCAAAATCTTTTAGCAGATTTTCCCGAGTATAACTACCCTACCCTAGCAAAATCAGAACAGAAAAATCTTATAGAACATTGTAGTCGAGCATTATTAAAATTACAAAAACAACACATTAACTCAAAAATTTTAGTTTCATCTGACAGCGTCACATTTCAAAACTCTATAATAGCATTAAAAAATATATTTACATTTCCTAAAAAAGTAGTCCATATGGATTATATCTCTGGTGAAAATTTCGAAGTTTATTTAAAATCTTTTTTAGACTTTTATTTAATTGCCAATTCTGAAAAAATATATTCAATGGGAACTTCGATAATGTATAAAACAAATTTTCCAAAATATGCAGCAAATCTGAATAATATACAATTTGAAAGAATTGAGATTTAG
- a CDS encoding glycosyltransferase: MSKVLWLCSWYPNKEQIQNGDFVKRLAQAASLYDEITTLSIARVNRSSIQYKSKEYVRSINKNLEEIIIMYSCRNNSFLNKIISTIKYLKYHIDEFKRYKNKHGKPNIIHVQVATKAGIIAVLLKIIYRIPYVLTEHWTQYIEKAEGEYSKKSFAYKYLMKMIFRNATQVIAVSRILGIRLDELMNVNSIVIPNVVDKKIFKYDDIARQSKFTFVHISSMSQQKNPLGILNAFEKLFLRNPNIQLLMVGANERFNLDKAKYPNVHFIGTVDYEQIPNILKMSDATIIFSRYETFCCVIPESLNCGVPVISTKVGIAQELIVPGENGFLVNENENDLFLVMEKIIDWEFDKVRIASSFTERFSYETIGLEMHNLYTETQNKRSRH, encoded by the coding sequence ATGTCTAAAGTTTTATGGCTTTGTAGTTGGTATCCAAATAAAGAGCAAATACAAAACGGTGATTTTGTAAAGCGATTGGCTCAGGCGGCATCTTTATATGATGAGATAACAACATTGTCTATTGCAAGGGTCAATCGATCAAGTATTCAATATAAAAGCAAAGAATATGTACGTTCAATAAATAAAAATTTAGAGGAAATTATAATAATGTATAGTTGCAGAAATAATTCATTCTTAAATAAAATTATTTCAACTATTAAATATTTAAAATATCATATTGATGAATTTAAACGATATAAAAATAAACATGGTAAACCAAATATAATCCATGTTCAAGTTGCTACAAAAGCAGGTATTATAGCAGTTTTATTAAAAATAATATATCGCATTCCATATGTCTTGACAGAGCATTGGACGCAATACATAGAGAAGGCAGAAGGTGAATATTCTAAAAAATCATTCGCATATAAATATTTAATGAAAATGATTTTTCGCAATGCGACACAAGTTATTGCTGTTAGTCGTATTCTTGGAATTAGGTTAGATGAACTAATGAACGTCAATAGTATTGTAATTCCAAATGTAGTGGATAAAAAAATATTTAAGTATGACGACATAGCACGTCAATCAAAATTTACCTTTGTACATATCTCTAGTATGTCCCAACAAAAAAATCCCTTGGGAATTTTAAATGCATTTGAAAAATTATTTTTACGTAATCCTAATATCCAATTATTAATGGTTGGGGCAAATGAAAGATTCAATTTAGATAAAGCAAAATATCCAAATGTGCATTTTATCGGAACCGTAGATTATGAACAAATTCCTAATATTTTAAAGATGAGTGATGCAACAATTATTTTTAGTCGCTATGAAACATTTTGTTGTGTCATTCCTGAATCCTTAAATTGTGGCGTTCCTGTCATCTCTACTAAAGTGGGTATCGCACAGGAATTAATAGTACCTGGGGAGAATGGATTTCTTGTTAATGAAAATGAAAATGATCTTTTTCTTGTAATGGAAAAAATAATTGATTGGGAGTTTGATAAAGTGCGGATAGCATCTTCTTTCACAGAACGTTTTAGTTATGAAACCATCGGTTTAGAAATGCATAATCTATATACTGAAACTCAAAATAAGAGATCTCGACATTAA
- a CDS encoding S9 family peptidase, translated as MIKRLFTFVAILATSLQLNAQRASKYNWTADGNGYYYFKQNAIHKLDLEKLKDSIVVSQKELTPEGSTASMPVERSEFSEDKTQILLFTNSKKVWRYHTKGDYWVLNLKTNKLVQLGKKLPTSSLMFAKFSPDGNYVGYVSQHNVYVENLSNNSITQLTKDGTDRMINGTFDWAYEEEFGCRDGFRWSPDSKSIAFWQLDANKIRNFLMIDNTDSIYSFVKPVEYPVVGQTPSPTKLGVVNIATQKITWMNVPGDPAENYIPRMEWADANEIVLQQLNRKQNTSILYYANIHSGKATSFYKEEDKAWIDIKSRWNNDDPIGWDWLPDHKSFVWVSEKDGWRHAFLVSKDGKKETLLTKGNYDIIEVKSIDTKGGYIYYSASPDNATQKYLYRSSLTGKGQMEELSPKSEQGTHEYQVSPNGKFAEHTFSNANTYPATNWVNLQTGAILGEENKSRSIPDLPKVEFLKLTTVSGITEDAWIVKPKNFDSTKKYPIVFYVYTEPASATVTDEFGSGRNFLYKGDMAADGYIYVSIDGRGTPAPKGAAWRKSIYKNIGIINIKDQAEGAMEIFKLPYVDTSRVAVWGWSGGGSTTLNLLFQYPQIYKTGISIAPVANQLTYDNIYEERYMGLPQEDKQPYIQGSPITHAQGLQGKLLLVHGTGDDNVHYQNSEMLINQLIKYDKVFQFMPYPNRTHSISEGDGTRDHLSSTYTEFLRRNCEPGEK; from the coding sequence ATGATTAAAAGGCTTTTCACATTTGTAGCTATTTTAGCTACCTCTTTACAATTGAATGCGCAACGAGCAAGCAAATACAATTGGACAGCTGATGGCAATGGATATTATTATTTTAAGCAAAATGCTATCCATAAATTAGATTTAGAAAAATTAAAAGATTCCATTGTTGTTTCTCAAAAGGAATTGACACCAGAAGGATCGACAGCTTCTATGCCAGTAGAAAGAAGCGAATTTTCTGAAGATAAAACACAGATATTACTTTTTACAAATTCCAAAAAAGTCTGGCGTTATCATACAAAAGGTGATTATTGGGTTCTCAATTTAAAAACCAATAAATTGGTTCAATTAGGAAAAAAATTACCTACGTCTTCATTGATGTTTGCCAAATTTTCACCTGATGGAAACTATGTCGGTTATGTTAGCCAACACAATGTTTATGTGGAAAACCTCTCTAACAATAGCATTACGCAATTGACCAAAGACGGCACAGATCGCATGATCAATGGTACATTTGATTGGGCGTATGAGGAGGAATTTGGATGCCGCGATGGATTTCGTTGGTCACCAGATAGTAAGTCTATCGCATTTTGGCAACTGGACGCTAACAAAATCCGTAATTTTTTGATGATTGACAATACAGATTCTATTTATTCCTTTGTCAAACCTGTTGAATATCCAGTTGTCGGTCAGACGCCATCTCCAACTAAACTTGGCGTCGTTAATATCGCTACGCAAAAAATTACTTGGATGAATGTCCCTGGTGATCCAGCGGAAAATTATATTCCTAGAATGGAATGGGCAGATGCAAATGAAATTGTTTTGCAACAATTAAACCGCAAGCAAAATACCAGTATTTTATATTATGCTAATATCCACTCCGGTAAAGCGACTTCCTTTTACAAAGAAGAAGATAAAGCTTGGATTGATATAAAAAGCCGTTGGAATAATGATGATCCTATTGGCTGGGATTGGTTGCCTGATCATAAATCCTTCGTTTGGGTATCTGAAAAAGATGGTTGGCGACATGCTTTTTTAGTGAGTAAAGATGGCAAAAAAGAGACCCTTTTAACCAAAGGAAACTATGACATTATTGAAGTAAAATCTATTGATACAAAAGGTGGTTATATTTATTATAGTGCATCACCTGACAATGCTACACAAAAATATTTGTATAGATCTTCTTTGACTGGCAAAGGTCAAATGGAAGAATTGTCTCCAAAGTCAGAACAAGGAACGCATGAATACCAAGTATCACCTAATGGAAAATTTGCAGAACATACTTTTTCCAATGCAAATACTTATCCAGCAACCAATTGGGTGAATCTACAAACTGGAGCTATTTTAGGAGAAGAAAACAAAAGTAGAAGTATTCCCGATCTTCCAAAAGTGGAGTTTTTGAAATTGACAACTGTTTCTGGCATTACAGAAGATGCGTGGATAGTGAAACCTAAGAATTTTGATAGTACGAAAAAATATCCTATCGTATTTTATGTATATACAGAGCCTGCAAGTGCGACTGTTACGGATGAATTTGGCTCTGGACGTAATTTCTTGTACAAAGGAGACATGGCTGCAGACGGTTATATCTACGTAAGTATCGATGGTCGCGGCACACCAGCGCCTAAAGGTGCCGCATGGAGAAAAAGTATTTATAAAAATATCGGGATTATTAACATCAAAGATCAAGCAGAAGGCGCTATGGAAATTTTCAAATTGCCGTATGTTGATACGAGCCGCGTTGCCGTATGGGGCTGGAGTGGTGGAGGATCTACGACATTGAACCTTTTATTCCAATATCCACAAATCTATAAAACAGGTATTTCTATTGCACCAGTTGCAAATCAATTGACCTACGATAATATCTACGAAGAAAGATATATGGGCTTGCCTCAAGAGGATAAGCAACCTTATATTCAAGGCTCTCCGATCACACACGCGCAAGGTCTACAAGGCAAATTATTGTTAGTACATGGCACTGGTGACGATAACGTCCACTATCAAAATAGTGAAATGTTGATCAATCAATTGATAAAGTATGATAAAGTATTTCAATTTATGCCTTATCCGAATCGTACACATAGTATAAGTGAAGGCGATGGCACGAGAGATCACTTAAGCTCAACCTATACAGAGTTTTTAAGAAGAAATTGCGAACCAGGAGAGAAATAA
- a CDS encoding RDD family protein yields the protein MKVVGVGTRVLNFLVDTTIILILTYIINKVNTFYVSFWHFRGFAFWKIFSAVLVVYYVLGEGIFGKSLGKKMTYTIIVKKDGGAASFGQILIRSLVRLIPIDFMFIPFTDRTLHDILSNTYIIEK from the coding sequence ATGAAAGTAGTTGGCGTAGGTACGAGAGTATTAAATTTTTTAGTAGATACAACTATAATTTTAATATTAACGTATATTATCAATAAGGTTAATACCTTTTATGTTTCATTCTGGCATTTCCGTGGATTTGCGTTTTGGAAAATATTTTCTGCCGTTCTTGTGGTATATTATGTTTTAGGGGAAGGTATTTTTGGTAAATCTTTAGGTAAAAAAATGACCTATACTATTATTGTAAAGAAGGATGGAGGGGCAGCTTCTTTTGGTCAAATTTTAATTAGAAGTTTAGTCCGCCTTATCCCAATAGATTTTATGTTTATTCCATTCACAGATAGAACGTTGCACGATATTTTAAGTAATACTTATATTATTGAAAAATGA